One Flavobacterium sp. 90 DNA segment encodes these proteins:
- a CDS encoding patatin-like phospholipase family protein: MKKTSYLFVLLFLLSLPQIIFSQEKKPKVVLVLSGGGAKGIAHIPLLQKLDSLHIVPDLIVGNSMGSVIGGLYAMGYSGDSIEKLTKSINWDKLLGGGQSLKSVSVEEKREFQRYLVGIGIKDKKLNSIGSLLNDQNLREYLSELTYPVYNIRDFDSLPIPFRAMATDLSEGKEVILSKGSLAYAMRASMSLPAIFKPMSYEKTILVDGGVLNNFPTDVAKEMGADIIIGSDVGGGLEPIDKLNNVITILTQTSMFPSNIKNPANRKLCDILVDHLPNLRFSTADFADSNEIYKDGKIATNENLPALIALSEKLKGYSQRIHELPHMPSEIILDTIIYKKISPENLPLVLGRINLKTHVKYTTKDLIAGINRAMGTNLFDEITYNYFIKGDNKLGVTIFGHERAKNQLNTSVHYDTYRGVGIIFNYTARNILAKASRLLFTIDIAEQPKARINYQKNFGKNRDWWWSSELYGALLREEVYLNGKASDNVLYNSLEFNNEMNRNLNSLKSYFGYGVNYHYATLKPKYDRDYNPNAPNISNYHLNTLEINIHYSYNDMDKVFFAENGTIIKANLSRSLLSDVYTTFNDPDRTTISGKTNGYTKFGFTYEKRALLKKKITGIVGFDSYFIFADKLKDSQISFTDLGYTSKYFLGGIIPSSGSNRFSFAGLHEDELNVSQYMGLRLASQINLMGKIYLTPHFNIATVGFENFDQYIDKAFNPKGNWDDGFDPSLVISGGAAISYQSILGPIHFDTSWINNIDKVRLFFSVGLSFNP; this comes from the coding sequence TTGTCCCCGATCTTATTGTTGGAAATAGTATGGGAAGCGTCATTGGAGGTTTGTACGCAATGGGATATTCCGGTGATAGTATCGAAAAATTAACCAAAAGTATTAATTGGGACAAATTACTTGGCGGAGGACAATCTTTAAAATCGGTTAGCGTAGAAGAAAAAAGAGAATTTCAGCGATATTTAGTTGGAATAGGAATTAAAGACAAAAAACTAAACAGCATTGGTTCTTTATTAAACGATCAAAATCTAAGAGAATATCTTTCTGAATTAACTTATCCTGTATATAACATTAGAGATTTTGACAGCCTTCCCATTCCGTTTAGAGCCATGGCTACCGATTTGTCCGAAGGAAAAGAGGTTATTTTAAGCAAAGGCAGTTTAGCTTATGCAATGAGAGCCAGTATGTCATTACCAGCAATTTTCAAACCTATGTCGTATGAAAAAACAATATTAGTTGATGGTGGTGTACTAAATAATTTCCCTACAGATGTTGCCAAAGAAATGGGCGCCGACATTATTATTGGAAGTGATGTTGGAGGCGGATTAGAACCAATAGACAAACTAAATAATGTTATCACTATATTGACGCAAACCAGTATGTTTCCGAGTAACATCAAGAATCCGGCAAACAGAAAACTCTGCGACATTTTAGTAGATCACTTGCCAAACCTGCGTTTTTCTACTGCTGATTTTGCAGATAGCAACGAAATCTACAAAGACGGTAAAATCGCAACTAACGAAAATCTTCCGGCTTTAATCGCATTATCCGAAAAATTAAAAGGGTATTCACAACGAATTCACGAATTACCACACATGCCCTCAGAAATTATTCTTGATACAATTATTTACAAAAAAATCAGTCCTGAAAACCTTCCTTTGGTATTAGGAAGAATAAATCTCAAAACACACGTAAAATATACCACCAAAGATTTAATCGCAGGCATTAACAGAGCAATGGGAACTAATCTTTTTGATGAGATTACATACAACTATTTCATCAAAGGCGACAACAAACTGGGAGTTACAATATTTGGACATGAACGTGCCAAAAATCAACTCAACACATCCGTACATTACGACACTTATAGAGGCGTTGGAATCATTTTTAATTACACTGCCAGAAATATTCTTGCTAAAGCATCTCGTCTTCTCTTTACAATCGATATTGCAGAGCAACCAAAAGCACGAATCAATTATCAGAAAAATTTTGGAAAAAACCGAGATTGGTGGTGGTCATCTGAACTTTATGGAGCCTTATTAAGAGAAGAGGTTTATTTAAACGGAAAAGCCTCAGATAATGTACTTTATAATTCGTTAGAATTTAACAATGAGATGAACCGAAATTTAAACTCACTAAAAAGTTATTTCGGTTATGGCGTAAACTATCACTACGCCACATTAAAACCAAAATACGACAGAGATTACAATCCTAACGCCCCAAACATCTCCAATTATCATTTAAACACTCTAGAAATAAACATACACTATTCTTACAATGATATGGATAAGGTTTTCTTTGCTGAAAACGGAACAATTATAAAAGCAAATCTAAGCCGATCATTGTTATCAGATGTGTACACTACTTTTAACGATCCAGATCGAACAACTATATCTGGTAAAACCAATGGTTATACAAAATTTGGTTTTACCTATGAAAAGAGAGCACTCCTAAAAAAGAAAATTACAGGAATTGTTGGGTTTGATTCTTATTTTATTTTTGCGGATAAACTTAAAGACAGTCAAATCTCCTTTACAGATTTAGGTTATACTTCAAAATATTTCTTAGGCGGAATTATACCAAGTTCCGGCAGTAATCGTTTTTCTTTTGCCGGACTACACGAAGACGAACTTAATGTTTCACAATATATGGGGCTAAGACTTGCCTCTCAAATAAACCTTATGGGAAAAATTTATCTAACTCCCCATTTTAATATTGCGACTGTGGGATTTGAAAATTTTGACCAGTACATTGACAAGGCATTTAATCCGAAAGGAAATTGGGATGATGGCTTTGACCCGAGCCTTGTAATTTCTGGAGGAGCTGCAATTTCCTATCAATCCATTTTGGGTCCTATTCATTTTGATACTTCGTGGATCAATAATATCGACAAAGTAAGATTGTTTTTTAGCGTTGGACTATCATTCAATCCTTAA
- a CDS encoding SMR family transporter: MKNFFFLGIAIIFEIIATSALKKSEQFTQLIPSIVTIVGYFAAFYFLSFAIRTIPVGIAYAIWSGVGIVLITIIGAVFFKQIPDLPAIIGLALIMIGVVVINLFSKTTAH, translated from the coding sequence ATGAAAAACTTCTTCTTTTTAGGAATCGCTATTATATTCGAAATCATAGCAACTTCGGCATTAAAAAAATCAGAACAGTTTACACAACTTATTCCAAGCATCGTTACAATTGTGGGATATTTTGCAGCCTTTTACTTTTTGAGTTTTGCCATTAGAACCATCCCGGTTGGGATTGCTTATGCGATTTGGTCTGGAGTTGGGATTGTTTTAATTACAATTATCGGCGCTGTGTTCTTCAAACAAATTCCAGATTTACCTGCCATAATTGGATTAGCTTTAATTATGATTGGAGTTGTTGTAATAAATCTATTTTCTAAAACTACAGCGCATTAA
- a CDS encoding GNAT family N-acetyltransferase, which translates to MEMIFRKATISDLQEMQQLYIETIQSVCQNDYNPAQREAWIYGVKNTDRWLEVINAQFVLLAIIENQIVGFGTLKDGSYIDFFYIHKDFQRQGIADKILTELELEAKKNNSKIITSDISITAKPFFEKKGFVAKAEQKNIRLGVELINYKMEKHLL; encoded by the coding sequence ATGGAAATGATTTTTAGAAAAGCAACAATTTCAGATTTACAAGAAATGCAGCAATTGTATATCGAAACGATACAATCGGTTTGCCAAAACGATTATAATCCCGCCCAAAGAGAAGCATGGATTTATGGCGTTAAAAATACCGATCGCTGGCTTGAAGTCATCAATGCACAATTTGTTTTACTTGCTATAATTGAAAACCAAATTGTAGGTTTCGGAACTCTAAAAGACGGAAGTTATATTGATTTCTTCTACATTCACAAAGATTTTCAACGACAAGGAATTGCCGATAAAATCTTAACCGAATTAGAATTAGAAGCCAAAAAAAACAATTCAAAAATCATAACATCAGACATTAGCATAACCGCGAAACCGTTTTTCGAAAAGAAAGGATTTGTTGCAAAAGCCGAACAAAAAAACATTAGATTAGGCGTTGAACTTATCAATTATAAAATGGAGAAACATTTGTTGTAA
- a CDS encoding methylated-DNA--[protein]-cysteine S-methyltransferase, giving the protein MNTQENINYNRIAEAIDYIKANFKDQPNLDEVAEKVHLSPFHFQRLFSDWAGTSPKKFLQYTSLEHAKKLLKENQATISETAYETGLSGTSRLHDLFVNIEGMTPAEYKNGGKNLEINFSFAESPFGNIIVASTNKGVCFMAFAEDEEIGFLDLKNKFPNATFSRKLDLAQQNALFIFQNDWSKLSEIKLHLKGTDFQLKVWETLLKIPMGQLSTYGTIAHQIEKPNASRAVGTAIGSNPVAFLIPCHRVIQSSGVFGGYMWGNTRKTAIIGWEGVQVNP; this is encoded by the coding sequence ATGAACACACAGGAAAACATCAATTATAATCGCATTGCCGAAGCGATCGATTATATCAAAGCCAACTTTAAAGATCAGCCAAATCTTGATGAAGTTGCTGAGAAAGTACACTTAAGTCCGTTTCACTTTCAGCGACTTTTCAGCGATTGGGCAGGAACAAGTCCGAAGAAATTTTTGCAATATACAAGTCTTGAACACGCTAAAAAATTACTCAAAGAAAATCAGGCAACCATTTCTGAAACTGCATACGAAACAGGGCTTTCCGGTACAAGCCGCTTACATGATTTATTTGTAAACATTGAGGGAATGACTCCAGCCGAATATAAAAACGGTGGTAAAAACCTTGAAATTAATTTCAGCTTTGCCGAAAGTCCGTTTGGAAATATCATCGTTGCTTCAACTAATAAAGGGGTTTGTTTTATGGCTTTCGCCGAAGATGAAGAAATCGGATTTCTGGATTTAAAAAATAAATTTCCAAATGCAACATTCTCCCGAAAATTAGATTTAGCACAACAAAATGCTTTGTTTATTTTTCAAAACGATTGGAGTAAATTATCTGAAATTAAACTGCATTTAAAAGGAACCGATTTTCAATTGAAAGTTTGGGAAACCTTACTTAAAATCCCAATGGGACAACTTTCTACCTATGGAACTATTGCGCATCAAATCGAGAAACCAAATGCTTCAAGAGCTGTTGGAACCGCAATTGGCAGTAATCCCGTCGCCTTTTTAATTCCGTGTCATCGTGTGATTCAATCTTCAGGAGTTTTTGGCGGGTATATGTGGGGAAATACAAGAAAAACAGCGATTATTGGCTGGGAAGGCGTTCAGGTAAATCCATAA
- a CDS encoding 2OG-Fe(II) oxygenase has product MQNIQAKIASLNWESITESMHENGFAIIPNVLNNDQCEDLKFDYDNPTLYRKTVVMERYRFGLGEYKYFNYPLPDLIQNIRTSIYPKLAPIANSWMKALNINTIFPETHEKLLEQCHENNQLKATVLILKYGKSGFNTLHQDLYGDVYFPIQIVLFLNEPDMDFTGGEFVLTQQTPRAQSKAIVLKPKKGDILVFTTNFRPVKGTKGYYRVNMKHGVSEIHSGERHTLGIIFHDALS; this is encoded by the coding sequence ATGCAAAATATACAAGCAAAAATTGCTTCTCTTAATTGGGAAAGCATCACCGAATCTATGCACGAAAATGGATTTGCAATTATTCCAAACGTGCTCAATAACGATCAATGCGAAGATTTAAAATTCGATTATGATAATCCAACTTTATACCGAAAAACGGTTGTAATGGAACGTTACCGATTTGGTTTAGGCGAATACAAATATTTCAATTATCCATTGCCGGATTTAATTCAAAATATTCGAACTTCAATTTATCCTAAACTTGCCCCAATTGCAAATTCCTGGATGAAAGCCCTAAATATAAATACCATTTTTCCTGAAACCCATGAAAAATTATTAGAACAATGTCACGAAAATAATCAGCTAAAAGCAACGGTTTTGATTTTAAAATATGGAAAAAGTGGTTTCAACACTTTGCATCAGGATTTGTATGGCGATGTTTATTTTCCCATTCAAATTGTGCTTTTCCTGAATGAACCTGATATGGATTTTACAGGCGGCGAATTTGTTTTAACGCAGCAAACGCCACGAGCACAATCTAAAGCAATTGTTTTAAAACCTAAAAAAGGTGATATTCTAGTTTTCACAACCAATTTCAGACCTGTAAAAGGCACAAAAGGATATTATCGCGTAAATATGAAACATGGCGTTAGCGAAATTCATTCCGGTGAGCGACATACATTAGGAATTATTTTTCATGATGCGTTGTCTTAA
- a CDS encoding Ada metal-binding domain-containing protein produces the protein MIQHNKISDLDLRNKIKNAEICFGGNRKLKIYGTLKCSSGKRMKRENRVFFLSENEARQNGFRPCGHCMKTEYQNWKNGLI, from the coding sequence ATGATTCAACACAACAAAATTTCAGATTTAGATCTTCGAAATAAAATTAAAAATGCGGAAATTTGCTTTGGTGGAAACCGAAAACTAAAAATCTACGGAACTTTAAAATGTTCTTCTGGAAAAAGGATGAAACGCGAAAATCGGGTTTTCTTTTTATCTGAAAATGAAGCCAGACAAAATGGTTTCAGACCTTGCGGACATTGCATGAAAACCGAATATCAAAACTGGAAAAATGGACTTATTTAA
- a CDS encoding alpha-ketoglutarate-dependent dioxygenase AlkB yields MDLFNPHTDETTNLLPKDGTVNYYGKLFSREDSNRYLDVLLNTIEWKNDEAIIFGKLILTKRKVAWYGDSGFEYTYSNTTKKALPWTKELLELKAIMEKETGETFNSCLLNLYHSGDEGMAWHSDAEKDLKKNGAIGSVSFGAERKFAFKHKETKETVSLILEHGSLLVMKGTTQTHWLHRLPPTKTTLKPRVNLTFRTIVE; encoded by the coding sequence ATGGACTTATTTAATCCGCATACAGACGAAACAACAAATCTGCTTCCTAAAGACGGAACCGTAAATTATTATGGAAAACTATTTTCTCGAGAAGATTCTAATCGTTATCTGGATGTACTTTTAAATACCATCGAATGGAAAAATGACGAAGCTATTATCTTCGGAAAATTGATTCTTACCAAACGAAAAGTGGCTTGGTACGGAGATTCGGGTTTTGAATACACGTATTCGAATACTACCAAAAAAGCGCTTCCATGGACGAAGGAACTTCTGGAATTAAAAGCAATTATGGAAAAGGAAACAGGCGAAACTTTCAATTCTTGTTTATTGAATTTATATCATTCCGGCGATGAAGGAATGGCGTGGCACAGTGATGCCGAAAAGGATTTAAAGAAAAACGGTGCAATTGGCTCCGTAAGTTTTGGAGCCGAAAGAAAGTTTGCTTTCAAACACAAAGAAACGAAAGAAACGGTTTCTCTAATCTTAGAACATGGTAGTTTATTGGTTATGAAAGGCACAACACAAACACATTGGTTACATCGTTTACCACCAACAAAAACTACATTAAAACCGAGAGTAAATCTGACTTTTAGAACTATTGTAGAATAA
- a CDS encoding MmcQ/YjbR family DNA-binding protein: protein MISIETFRKLALAFENATEEPHFEKTSFRVNKKIFATFDEKNNRAVLKFNEIDQSVFCASSEMIFYPIPNKWGKQGWTIVELSKVRPEMFEDALKLSYQNVTSKKK, encoded by the coding sequence ATGATCTCAATTGAAACATTTAGAAAATTAGCTTTAGCGTTTGAAAATGCAACCGAAGAACCGCATTTCGAGAAGACCTCATTTCGTGTCAACAAGAAGATATTTGCGACTTTTGATGAAAAGAACAATCGGGCAGTTTTGAAATTTAACGAAATCGATCAATCTGTTTTTTGTGCGTCAAGCGAAATGATTTTTTATCCAATACCTAATAAATGGGGAAAACAAGGCTGGACAATTGTAGAGCTTTCAAAAGTAAGACCAGAAATGTTTGAAGATGCGTTAAAGCTTTCGTATCAAAATGTTACCTCAAAAAAGAAATAA
- a CDS encoding NUDIX domain-containing protein → MNLEKTAPFYKNELNCNTNQNWKVVFNKKQMLKDIIENNQNYQPGLSIDCVIFGFHDNQLKVLLIKVQHSQKWSLPGGFIPIDQDIDTAAITVLNERTGVEGVFLRQFATFGKTKRNDQHFGKEVLEYLKIEEAKGKWLTQRFVTIGYYALVDFLKTIPKSVNNEQIIEWIDHKEVPELILDHKEILDKALDTLRIELNLMPVGYNLLPEKFTIPELQKLYETILDRKLDRRNFLRKITNIGILTKLDEKKSNVAHKAPNLYSFDKDKYEEVLKNGLNQGW, encoded by the coding sequence TTGAATTTAGAAAAAACAGCTCCATTTTATAAAAATGAATTAAATTGCAATACCAATCAAAACTGGAAAGTTGTATTTAATAAAAAGCAGATGTTAAAAGACATTATAGAAAATAATCAAAATTATCAACCAGGACTTTCAATAGATTGCGTAATTTTTGGTTTTCATGATAATCAGCTTAAAGTTTTATTGATAAAAGTTCAGCACAGTCAAAAGTGGTCTTTACCCGGCGGATTTATACCAATAGATCAGGATATTGATACAGCGGCTATTACTGTTTTAAACGAAAGAACTGGAGTTGAAGGTGTTTTTTTGAGACAATTTGCCACTTTTGGGAAAACTAAAAGAAACGATCAACACTTTGGAAAAGAAGTTCTGGAATATTTAAAAATAGAAGAGGCAAAAGGAAAATGGCTTACACAACGTTTTGTGACAATTGGATATTATGCTTTGGTCGATTTTTTAAAAACAATCCCAAAATCGGTTAATAATGAACAAATTATAGAATGGATTGATCATAAAGAAGTGCCGGAACTTATTTTAGATCATAAAGAAATTTTGGATAAAGCATTGGATACATTGCGAATTGAGCTCAATTTAATGCCGGTTGGTTATAATTTATTACCGGAGAAATTTACAATTCCGGAGCTTCAGAAATTGTATGAAACCATTCTGGATAGAAAACTTGACAGAAGAAACTTTCTAAGAAAAATAACCAACATTGGAATCCTGACTAAACTCGATGAAAAGAAAAGTAATGTCGCCCATAAAGCACCAAATTTATATTCGTTTGATAAAGACAAATACGAAGAAGTTCTTAAAAACGGATTGAATCAAGGTTGGTAA
- a CDS encoding DUF3857 domain-containing protein, which yields MEQAIQSENYKIQKPEHWASYITDDQLIEYIKESEFSQKQADEGRDYCYFLDKIYYTSDNENSEYACMAYTLNEPANLERASVVDVVLEENETYVIHRISVLRDGVLVDKIPDTKIKTLDSENQSSGGVLSSNKKVNITIKDLRLYDILIMEDSRIKVFTERDFLRKEFSKYVWVGPDSYWAYGKYKFTFKNDRNRTIAYKKTFFRDEDENVLKPEINYLKKGEKYVIEEEDYINFVDSNREVAPFIDFATEANWEELSNYISPIYDTIFEKSSLKEFAPDLVEKLDKIDNKDEQLQFAIEYVQNHINYIYNADEMNGHKPQEPSITYENKQGDCKAKSVLLKVILDYIGVDSSMALVNFNTDFYMKYYLPSLLTFNHVIVKINYNGQSYFTDVTLRDEFGLIENRGFIFFMHFLEVKPKLELQINPPHRFPYYAVDEKSEVIVENNIGKLKLTTIYKGNRANNMRRYFKKTNKREIIDSWNNFLYHTLNYNNDRNGTDLRHIFKDAAIEIVSDDKKLNEFKIEYKTTIENPYYTDDKKNRFLMYFDPNISKNTARDFMHKDITFWHNFDNERYEIKLLTDQKIDMTEKYTIQESTISNPYFDYSSRKKITKNGGTIWIDFKPLINVEIPEKDFEDFRNAHHEVADSNSGIGIDIIEDGILNKIKFNFKKHFN from the coding sequence ATGGAACAAGCCATTCAATCAGAAAATTATAAAATTCAAAAGCCGGAACATTGGGCAAGTTACATTACTGACGATCAACTCATTGAATATATTAAAGAATCTGAATTCTCTCAAAAACAAGCAGATGAAGGACGCGATTACTGCTATTTTTTAGATAAAATATATTACACAAGTGACAATGAAAATAGCGAATATGCTTGCATGGCATATACGTTAAATGAACCTGCAAATTTAGAAAGAGCATCGGTAGTTGATGTTGTTCTGGAAGAAAATGAAACTTATGTTATACACAGAATCAGCGTTTTAAGAGACGGTGTTCTTGTAGATAAAATCCCTGATACTAAAATCAAAACGCTTGACAGCGAAAACCAAAGTAGCGGCGGCGTTCTGAGCAGCAATAAAAAAGTTAATATCACCATAAAAGATCTTCGCCTTTATGACATTTTGATTATGGAAGATTCCAGAATTAAAGTTTTTACGGAACGTGATTTTTTACGCAAAGAGTTTTCTAAATATGTTTGGGTAGGTCCGGATAGTTATTGGGCTTATGGAAAGTATAAATTTACTTTTAAAAATGATCGCAACAGAACAATTGCCTACAAGAAAACTTTTTTTAGGGATGAAGACGAAAATGTTTTGAAACCTGAAATTAACTATTTGAAAAAAGGTGAAAAATATGTAATCGAAGAAGAAGATTATATCAATTTTGTGGATTCAAACAGAGAGGTTGCTCCGTTTATTGATTTTGCTACAGAGGCAAATTGGGAAGAATTATCAAATTACATTTCTCCAATTTACGATACCATTTTTGAGAAATCTTCCTTAAAGGAATTTGCTCCGGATTTAGTCGAGAAACTTGACAAAATCGACAACAAAGACGAACAATTGCAATTTGCGATAGAATATGTGCAAAACCACATTAATTATATCTACAATGCAGATGAAATGAATGGGCATAAACCTCAGGAACCTTCAATAACTTACGAAAACAAACAAGGAGATTGCAAGGCAAAATCTGTTTTATTGAAGGTTATTCTAGATTATATTGGTGTTGATTCTTCTATGGCTTTGGTCAATTTTAATACTGACTTTTACATGAAGTATTATCTGCCTTCGTTACTGACTTTTAACCATGTTATTGTAAAAATAAATTACAATGGACAAAGTTATTTTACGGATGTAACGCTTCGCGATGAATTTGGTTTAATTGAGAATCGTGGCTTTATCTTTTTTATGCATTTTCTGGAAGTGAAACCAAAGCTGGAATTGCAAATTAATCCGCCACATCGTTTTCCTTATTATGCTGTTGATGAAAAATCAGAAGTTATTGTAGAAAATAATATTGGCAAACTAAAGTTAACTACAATCTACAAAGGAAATCGCGCGAATAATATGCGCAGATATTTCAAGAAAACGAACAAAAGAGAAATTATCGACAGCTGGAATAATTTCCTGTATCATACGCTAAACTACAATAACGACAGAAACGGAACTGACCTTAGACATATATTTAAGGATGCTGCAATCGAAATTGTAAGCGATGATAAAAAGCTAAACGAATTTAAAATTGAATACAAAACAACAATTGAAAATCCGTATTATACTGATGACAAAAAGAATCGTTTTTTAATGTATTTTGATCCTAATATTTCTAAAAACACTGCAAGAGATTTTATGCACAAAGACATCACTTTCTGGCATAATTTTGATAACGAAAGATACGAAATCAAACTTTTGACAGATCAAAAAATAGATATGACCGAAAAATATACTATTCAGGAAAGTACAATCAGTAATCCGTATTTTGATTATAGCAGCCGTAAAAAGATAACCAAAAACGGAGGAACGATTTGGATAGACTTTAAGCCTTTAATTAACGTAGAAATTCCTGAGAAGGATTTTGAAGATTTCAGAAATGCACATCACGAAGTGGCTGATAGCAATTCTGGAATTGGAATCGATATTATAGAAGATGGTATTTTGAATAAAATAAAATTCAATTTCAAAAAACACTTTAATTAA